The following are encoded together in the Vigna angularis cultivar LongXiaoDou No.4 chromosome 9, ASM1680809v1, whole genome shotgun sequence genome:
- the LOC108337819 gene encoding RING-H2 finger protein ATL60, with translation MVYESHQVGLDPSVLKSFPVLVFQPENFKEGLECAICLSEIIEGEKARLFPKCNHGFHVDCIDMWFHSHSTFPLCRNPVGFDSTKTSEENDFSGNTETSSSSSIEENSGAMHGLQSSIFPTNVLVWGNHTQVSSFGVSLEEEEGNSQQPTSPPSSTPLASSSDDDNVNGRCHGMLGIDIPIECTSSSLSPSGSRCVEDEVKSPMAATLRSFKRLLSRDKKLSPCSPSSVDVVQAQS, from the coding sequence ATGGTCTATGAGAGTCACCAAGTTGGGCTTGACCCTTCAGTTTTAAAGTCCTTTCCAGTGTTGGTGTTCCAACCGGAGAACTTCAAAGAAGGTTTGGAGTGTGCAATTTGTCTCTCTGAGATTATTGAAGGGGAAAAGGCCAGGCTTTTTCCGAAATGCAATCATGGGTTTCATGTGGATTGCATTGACATGTGGTTCCATTCGCACTCCACTTTCCCTCTTTGTAGGAACCCTGTTGGTTTTGATTCCACTAAAACAAGTGAAGAGAATGATTTCTCAGGGAACACtgaaacatcatcatcatcatcaattgAAGAGAACTCAGGTGCTATGCATGGTTTACAGTCTTCAATTTTTCCCACAAATGTGTTGGTTTGGGGGAACCACACACAAGTTAGTTCTTTTGGGGTTTCcttggaagaggaagaaggtaATTCTCAGCAACCAACTTCTCCTCCATCATCTACACCACTTGCTTCTTCTTCAGATGATGACAATGTTAATGGTAGATGTCATGGAATGTTGGGGATTGATATTCCAATTGAGTGCACTTCCTCCTCTCTATCCCCTTCTGGAAGTAGGTGTGTTGAAGATGAGGTGAAATCACCAATGGCTGCTACATTGAGGTCATTTAAAAGGCTTTTGAGCCGAGACAAAAAGTTAAGTCCTTGTAGTCCAAGTTCTGTAGATGTGGTTCAAGCACAGAGCTAG
- the LOC108336782 gene encoding uncharacterized protein LOC108336782: MGQGLSVGIDDLGNHCLCKVEIKPSLFSKRKGSKNLEVQSGKIDIFWDLSCAKFGFGHEPLEGFYLVVVFNKELVLLLGDLKKEACKKMDSDCAFSHNGIVFIAVESRMATGRLDSEAAMESERFSMAELS; this comes from the coding sequence ATGGGTCAAGGCTTGAGCGTGGGAATTGATGATTTGGGAAATCATTGTCTCTGCAAGGTTGAGATAAAGCCATCGCTATTCTCAAAGAGAAAAGGGTCCAAGAATTTGGAGGTCCAATCTGGTAAAATTGATATCTTTTGGGATTTGAGTTGTGCCAAGTTTGGTTTCGGGCATGAGCCGCTGGAGGGGTTCTACTTAGTGGTCGTGTTCAACAAGGAGCTGGTGTTGCTACTTGGGGATCTGAAAAAGGAGGCATGCAAGAAGATGGACAGTGATTGTGCTTTTTCCCACAATGGTATCGTTTTCATCGCAGTGGAGAGCCGCATGGCCACCGGCAGGCTTGATTCGGAGGCCGCTATGGAGAGCGAGAGATTTTCCATGGCGGAGTTATCATAA